The Theobroma cacao cultivar B97-61/B2 chromosome 2, Criollo_cocoa_genome_V2, whole genome shotgun sequence genome includes the window ATGATTAGTAAGTAGACTTGTGAATgttgtagttgaggttatccactcattttagagtgattagggtagtgaaatagatagccatttaaatggtaattggaagctagctaagagaaagctttagactttataagtatgtgaattgacaaattggtgatgctaatgtgatgataggttccaacgaagtcccatcatcccatttggacaattagggaagttaggatcggctaaaggctcaaataataccagtgagtgaactgcatctcaaaacttgctttgggaatgtgaatgaaattgcacaaacatttgaatgatttatccagcttttcttaaaaacaaatgccttgggaacaagcctttggaaATTGCCTTTATGTTGCGACATGTGGTTGGTTATGGATTTATGCACTATTAGATTTTGGTggtgtatatatacatatgtggTGTGCATGATAATTGatattgtgcatgatgattataaccgtgtgtatgcacgatgtggtgggatgcacatgccggtgatggcTTGGTGAGGGAggtggatgatgataatgcccgtgtgcacaatgtggggggatgtacacgatggcactgacNcgatgatgacccggctatgtgcgagtgggactgtgcataagccgatgaccgacccagctatgtgcgagtgggagtgcgcataagtcgatgattgacccggctatgtgcgagtatgagtgcacataagccaatgatgacccaaccatgtgctagtggggagtgcacatgagctgatgatgatgagagAGTGTATGGTGATGGATATATaaaaagttcatgagtatggtatatggtgttgcacatgtgaatcttgcatgttgaattTTGGGAATTATTCTGCCtttcatgttgatttttttgtcattttagcataatggctttttcttgaaagaaaggaaactttttttttatggtgcTTTGTTTCtagttgcagcgagattcattctcgctacaacgagaaactctcggatTGGGAGGGGTAATGCTGGTcgaaatctcgctgcagcgagaatgcctttccactgcaACGAGGACCCATCatttacttgacttgaattGCACGAATGTTATTAAAGTTTTCGCTTTTCAAAtcttttgttgagcatggaccctttttatcaagtgatttactcatttggggtttacatgaggggttttgataaaagctaaactaaattgcattgttttgaaataagtgcatcatgatttttaaatttttcctaattgttgcttgttcccttccttgttcactcactaagtttcgtacgcacgtttttaaaattcatgttttcagatttggaggttATTGGGACCAAGATTGAGTCGCACACATATGCttgtcttcttggtaggtactatggcatctcagtagttGTATCTtcacccagagtcactccgctgacggtctCGAGTCTATTTCTTGTGAACATGTATGTGTACTGTAAACTATtaagagtcatgttataaatgaaatatgtatatgttggattaaTGATGATAGTactttgatataatataaatatgaatattcagttgttataaaatattactggaACATTTATTTTTGAGAGTTACAATACTTCATTTTAAAGATAATGGATGAGAATGATAATCGGAATTgtataaagaggcttgcttgggcttagtgggctatgcccattgggcccttgcgccgatcatggcccaaaatttgggctgtgacatgTTCAATCTGAAGACTcaaaaaaactttatttttccaaGGTCTGTtatctcaaattctttttttaaataattcacgACTTTTGATAACTTTTCAAGAATTCTAATAATGTTTAGGTCATTAATATAAATAGCAATTATCGTAAATTTAGATCtaaatctttttataaaaacatataggcatataaaatcatttttatagcCTTCTTTTGAACAAATATTGATTAAGGCAATTATACCACATGCGTCCAGATtgctttaatttatataaaaatttatttaatttgatcgaATAAATTTTCTAAGAATTCAAAGTTTGTGCTTTAAGCAGCTTAAATCCTTTAGggattttcatatagatatcATTATCAAGTAAGTCATATAAATAAGCTGTAAATATATCCATTAGACACATTTTCAAGCTTTTCATGTATTACTAGACTAATTAAATATCGAAATGTAATTGCATTCACCACAGGAGAATATGCCTCTTCATAATCAATGCTAGGTTTTTGAGTAAAACCTTATGCAACAAGCCATGCTTTATATCTTAGAATCTCATCtttctcatttcattttcacacaaatacccatttatATCCCACTGATTTACACTCTTTAGTGTACGGACTACAGGTCTAAAAACTTCACGTTTTGCAAATgaattcaatttcattttgattGCGTCTTTCCAAATTGGCCAATCATTCCTATGTCTGCATTCTTCAATAGATGTAGGTTCAAGatccttattttttttcataatattgaaCACTACATTATATGCAAAAATATTGTCAatgtttatttcatttcaGTGTCATCTTTTTCCTGtcatgacataatttattgagataTCTTCATTCTCATTGATTTCAGGTACCTAACTTTCTTCTGGAATTATGTCAAAGGTCTCTTTTGgagtttttgtttcttcttctagaccatcttgaatatttgctctttttcttttttgaggatttttctctttaaaaccGATTAGTCTCCCATACTTCCGACTTGTCTTAGACTCATTAGCAATAGCATATTGTCCATATCAATTTTGATTGGAGCATTTACAGTTGGTCTATGAGATTTAATTACTCTCTTTAAGTTAGTAAATGCGTCTGATAACTAATTtgctatattttgtaaatgaACTATCTTTTGAACTTCTTGTGCACATTGATTTGTGCGAGGATCAAAACTTGATAATGATAATACATTCCAAGATATTTCCTTTTCTAGCTACTTATTTTCTCCCTCTGATGTTAGAAAAAttgtttcatcaaaatgaCAATCAGTAAACATTGCCATGAACAAATCTCCTGCTGAgagttttagatatttaattatagatgGAGATTCATATCCAACATATATTCTTAACTTCCTTTGAGGACCCATCTTTGTGCGTTGTTATGGAGTAATTGGAACTATACCACACATATAAAAATTCTTAGATGGGAAAGATTTGGTTCATAACCATAAACTAATTGTATATAGGAGAATTTATGATAACTTGTTAGCCTCATGCGTACAATTGCTGCTGCATTCAAAATGGCATGCCCTAAGCAGAAATTGAAAGTTTAGATTTCGTAAGTAATGACCTTGCAATTAGCTTGAAGCATTTAATAAACGATTCTATTAGACCGTTTTATGTATGAACATGAGTAACAGATTGTTCAATATTTATTCATATCGACAtgcaatatttattaaaagtttGAGACATAAATTCACTAGCATTGTTAAGACAAATTGTCTTAATTGCATAATCAGACCAATGTGGTTGCAAATGAATTATTGGTGCAAATAATCTTGCAATTGCCAAATTACAAGTTGATAATAACACATATGTGACTATTTTGTCGATGgatcaattaaaatcataaaataccTAAATGGTTCACATTATGGATATATGGGTCAACATATATCACTTTGAATATGTTCTAAAATGTAAAGGATTCAGTCCTAACTTTAGATGGTGATggctttataattaatttacctTGAGAGCATGCAACATAAGAGAAttcattagattgaaaaatcttttggtttttcaatggATGTCCACatgaattttcaataattttttgcatCATTATTGATCCGGGATGTCTTATCCAGTCAtgccaaatattaaaattatcagTAAACTTCTGATTTACTATAGTATAAGTTTCAATCATTCTAACTTTTTGTGTAATACATTTCAGAGGATAAAACGagtaattttttcaatatgcattttttaccaagataataaataaaatataaaggtaTTCAATGtctttttcattcattatTTCAATATGATATCCATTTAgatgaatatttttaaaacataatgtcaaaccctgctttgtaaaataattataatgtcattcacatgctcgatagaatatttgtatatttaggaagttcgaaaaatcgttaaaagacgatattgcccttaatggtatcattaagtcgattaagcctcaaactagttcaaataggaattttaaggtgaaattaagagtttcacagttcagggatgactcaaaatggtaattaggagttcgagaatcaattcggagtcaaaccggaattttcactatctaggggtaaaattgtaatttttccacttacggataaaatttgagattttgagagaatttagatcacatttgacaaatggagaatggtatgagtataagggatgaaaaatatgtctatgggcaatttttcagtttttggggcaaaaatgtaatttttgacttttacgggggcaaaagtgtaaatttcaaaaattactccaccaagactttggataagtctgagaattttatctaagctatggatatgtgggacaagtgtatggtgaaaatttggaaacaaatggatggctagaatttaagaaattaataaaacaaaaaaaatgaataaaataatattatattattttagcctttaaaaaggtcaaaatttccagaattctcatcttcttcaagctgtccaaaccaggagaaaaaagggggaaaagaaataagaaccctagctgaaaaatttggggaaaatcaagagaaatcaagaaatcaagcattaaaaaggtaaatttcattgattttccttgtgattttcactacccatgcatttttttctcatttccatgcaaaattagaaagtgggtatggacacccatgctggccaaacctccatggatgagttttgagcttgagttttggttgattttaattgaattaagtgattttagttaggttatattgaaatatagcaaaaataagctagagatataattttctcccattgaaacccattatgccgaattttctaggggaatattggctgctgatcttgatgtttatttgaggaattatgatgaataatgatgaattatgagcctagaaaaataatgagaattttcggagcaaaaatacgaatttttacccattaggggtattttcgtaatttgctatcgggactgataatttgcaccacactgagggacattaagtcaatttgggtgcaattgaggtatagaaactgaaaaaaattaatttgagattaaattggacgcgttagtaatttaatcgggtaataggccgaattaggtcagcaccgcatttaagcggtagtcggataagttgcatgtcatatcatgcatatataccgagcctgaattgattttataatggtcaagcattgatgtggtgaattatgtattgtacattgtggataggtggtgagcaaattacactggtaaaagtaccaagattgtgcttgaagactgggattaggagtacatcgactcctagaactgtgagtggacaatttatcgtcttaaatatctagagtaattatacttgtttgatgcttttattgaatggtgaatttaaattataaaatattatgttttccaattaaaattttttttaataaaaatgagatttatactggttttgaaatcaaatattgttttgggaaaattgagtatatggagactgtgttgaaatttatgattttatatgttattgaaattggggcttatgacactatggtagcatgatggctaaatttttggggttggcatgaaatatatgaacaattttggattggtctcggtagactggattacattttattcgccatattatgctactggaatttttatgggtctggtggtatattaaacggtcactgcagtggtgggggtttccgtggactgcctatgagaggggcacggtaactcaattatatacttacctccggggggagatgttgggtgaagtatctcctgaggtatgatttgagtgcacctcacgttcgggccaccacgtgagagtgagactcagccaacgccaaggaacggctgtgtgtcagatgtgaaaacatgtttatgggtatgggtcattgaacagccttggcggtctcagtgggataccttgacgaaggtacccgcgagaatgatattggcaggggccaagtttaaaaaaattcataagtcggggaaattttgatgaaaagaaattatttggtatagattgaaacgaattttgtgttatgaacattattgagatataacgtttttatattgtctccatctactcggctttagatgcttttgatggtaattgtttactcactgggattatttaatctcacccctcttcctatccatttttcaggctcaggacagtttgttgatagttgattaagacgagaattaatctcggagttgcatcataggaagtaagggttcgtagctctacaccttcttggttagttgggggcccacgtgtcactgtaaacgaaatttcatactttaattatctttattactatatgaataaatttattttactcttacgctacaaaagttattttaggaagactttgaaaatattgtgttttaagaaaatagaatattttatttaatatttttattatattcaaatagctataattttactttaaacgaatgttttagacttcaaaatttaatttaaatcatgaaatatgtgtttccacttacatattacattttttcgGATttcgaaatttcaaaaaaaaaatgacgaaaatgccccagtgagctagaaaataatatttttattgttttgagttggaaacaacttatgatttcttgaaatgcgagatttaataactgtcgatCACCGGGAagatgcggaagttgatgctaagccttgcggggtttcgatcggcattcggggtaatgagtgcttatcgggacgtcgcgacggttgtcacgggcccgatgggagttccgggtcgtgacacataaTAAGTTTTTTTGAGACTTAGCAGAAAATAATTCATCTTTTATTATAAACTTTGTTCCTTCACGTAGTGAAATATTGGCTCTTTCGGTgctttcaattaattttgtactACCAAATATTATATTGACGTTAGTTTCATTTAttgtcaagtaagaaaaatatttcttatctttaaataTAGTGTGCGTTGTAGCACTATCTATTAGATATATATCTTCAAAACGGATGAATATCCACCTTTtcatcaagaaaataaaatatatatagtataagaAACTTAAAATTTGCATAAGAgaacattaaatataaattttattattaaaacacataaaaaTTCTTAATAGACATTCTAAAACATATCAACTTCTTAATAGAGTTATACTAAAACATACCAAGTTCCTAATAGAGTTATACTAAAACACATCAACAaacaattgaataaatttcattattgggatttccattaccaaacaaATGATCAATTTGTGCTTCAAGTAGGCAAAAAATTAGCAACATCCAAGTGTGTTATATCAACTTGTTTATCATCttcaacaaaatttgtttcgatattttttcctttatctttCAATAATGCTTGATAAAGTTTAACAAGATGTTCTGGCGTACGACAGTTACGTGACCAATGGCCTCTCATGCCACATAAATAACAAacattttctatattctttttattttgtccacttttatctttttcttatattttttcacTATTCATCAATTTCTGGTGGACGTTCTTATTATCAGAATGATAATTTGTATAATCACCATGATTACAATAATTATGGTGACCTTTTCTACGTCCACAGCTATGATCGCAATTATGACCACGACCACGACTATAATTGCTAAATGATGTCACATTCACTTTAAGGAATGAAACAAAAccagttgggtgagatttatgatttttcatcAATAACTCATTATTTTCCTCAACcataagaaaatatgaaatcaaTTCAAAGTATTTCTTAAAGCTTTTTTCATGGTATCGCTACTACAAGAGCACATTTGAggtatgaaaagaaaagaatgttTTTTTCTAACATATCGGCATCGGTCACCTTTTCTTTGCACAATTTTAGTTTAGAACTAATTCTATATAATGCTAGGTTATACTTACTTacagttttaaaattttgcaatCGCAAATGCATCCAATCATAACGAGTTTTTGACAgaattactattttttattggtcatatttttcttttagacTTTTTCAAAGGTAGATTGGATCTTTTATTGTGAGATGTTCAATTTTGAATCCTTTATGAAGATGGTGGCAAAGGAAAATCATTGCTTTTGCCTTACCTTGATTGGATGCTTTATTTTTGATTGTGTCTCCAAGACTCATATCATATAAATGAATTTTAGCATCTATAATCTAAGATAGATAGTTCTTCCAAGTAATATCAAGAGCCATAAATTTAAGCTTTGTAAGATTTGACATGGTGATTgtttaaaagaaaagcatAGATGTTAGTAttacataaaatattattatcagtaagcaaaacaataaattggctgatgaaaaataattaatataaaattgaaaattgactTATTGTAGATTGGTAAAATATGGGCACAACAATAAAGCGACGATAGCCAAAAATTacttgaagaaaaattgaacTTCGACTTTGAGATAATGATAAAAGTTAAATGATAGCAAAACTTGAGAGATTAGAGCATCATGCTGATaatgtattataaaatataatttaaaaaaacaaataaagaaagaaaagaaaaagaataactaTAGAATAAGGTatttaaaggaagaaagaagatcTTATTGAATGTGtgtttacaaatgaagtgaaaGGTCTATCTATAGACTAATAACCTCTTATTTAGATAGAATTtacaagataaaaataatactaagGGATTAGATGGATGGATTAAAACGAAAGTAGGTtgataacttaaaaaaaaaaagatgaatggATTAAATTCTAGTGttaatccaatctaatttactttcaaatctagatatagataacataaatggatattcacaaaaatattcataacaaaaaatgaaatattttttagttgTATTGCATATGTTTTAAAACCATTACTAATTTGATTAACGgaattgattaaatatatatttgcttAATGAAAGCGAAATTCAACTACTTAactataacttttttttagtgaaaaatcaataattttattataatttaaatacaaaatttggtgaaaaaataattaattcattatATTTCTATTAGttctttgttttaatttcatttcctCCACATGATTTATCTTTTAGTATatcctttatttattttggcataatgtttaaaaaagttattaaatcatttaaaaaaatttaaataaatctttattttttattgcattttatcaaatatcttaattttatttatagtcaaatatattcttattattaataattaactgattactattaattaaaatatcttttgttattttatatatatgtgatgTTGATGTAGATTGTGAAAATGTCACATAATCATGTCACGTTAACATATCACGCCATAATTTATTATGACATGTTAGAATGACATACTAACATCACATGtgtataaaatgacaagtgatattttgacaaataacaattaatcaattattaataataaagacttatttgaatttttttaaataattgatgatggttttttaaatattatgtaatttatttttaattctcAAGAGCTCTCTTGATATgcaattttaaaatgaaaattctaaattcaatattttatttaacaaaCGTTATATGTTTCACATATATCACATGCTTCAAACTGAACtcgattttgattttataataaGCAAAAGTTTAATTGGGAAAAtgatcataaaataaaaaaataatttcactggcttaaaattcttttacgCTAGTAATCAGCACGCTGCAAGagatataaaaaaacaaaaaaaggcaaaggagAAATAATTAGGGTATTAATTGAGACGCTGTCGTTTTCGCTACCCTTTTAAGCCTTTTCCACATCTTCcttaaaatgaaaacaaaaaataaaaactaacgCCCAGATCTGTTTGTATGTTGGGCTCTATTGTTTAAACGAAAGACGGACGAAAAagcaagagagaaaaaaaaaagagaaaagaaaagtgtgtccattgaatttttcttcttctcgcAGTCACTCCTCTGGTTAAAACCCTAGATACTGGGAGAAGAgcgtaaaattttatatttattcaggttttttttcccttaaagAACACACCAAcagaaaaagaattcaaattccAAAGAAGAGGAATCGATGGATTTGGATCAGTGGATAGTAAAGGTTAAAGAAGGCCAGCATCTTCTGGAAGACGAGCTTCAGCTTCTTTGCGAATACgtatttctttctcttttttttctttgttttgttttgcccATTTCTACTTCTAGGGTTTTAAATTGGTTATCTTTTCTTTATGTTTACATTGATGCGTAAAACTAGGGTTTGTGTGGTTTCTTTTGGTGATTGAGAAATTGAGAGAAATTCGAAACTGAATGCTTGATTTGTTAAAATGAAGCTGAGCATTTGGAAATGAATTAAGAATTGCAAGAAAATGTTAGCTTCATTTCTGTACTTGAAACTTATGGCATCTGtgcattttttgttttaaaattttagtgCTTAATTATTCTATCTGTTAGTATTGTTTCTAAAGAATTTGGGACATATAACTgagttatttaagttttattttataataaaagcAAAGCTTCCAGACCTGGAATAACTTGCATTTCTCaggattttatttgattcaagaattttatgcataattttttgttttatatcaGTTGTAGTATTTAGTTTCTATGTTATTCATTTTGGTGGATTAATTTGGTTGTTGTCAACTTGCATATTCTTTGTGTCATTTAATCTGAATGTGGATcattatttactttattttgtaaaacatTACAGGTAAAAGAAATCCTCATTGAGGAGTCGAATGTTCAACCTGTCAACAGTCCAGTAACTGTCTGTGGTGATATCCATGGCcaatttcatgatttaatgAAGCTTTTTCAGACAGGAGGTCATGTACCAGAGacaaattacatttttatggTATAGTTTAGATTTCCTGTGTGGAAAttgttgtgaaaattttatatgcTGTCGATATCTGTTATAGATTTTGGCATCAACCATCGGGTGCTAAAATTCGTTTTTCCTTGGACAGGGAGATTTTGTTGATCGAGGTTATAATAGTCTTGAAGTTTTCACTATTCTTTTGCTTCTTAAGGCAAGGTATGCCCTCTGGATACATGCTTAAGCATCTTATAATTTTGATCAGGGTTTATCTCTTGATTTTCAACCATGTACTTGGGTGCATTATTTCTATGCTCGTGACTTGTTCGCTGTTCACTATGTGATTACCTGCCCAATTCTCTTGACCTCTAATGTACAATGTACCTTCAAGTTAAGGTGTATCTGATCtttgttttcatcagcacCAATGTACACAGTTCAAATTGTTGAGTGTGGTATAGGAAGAACAATCAATGCtcattcttatttattttgaaattactACTTTATTTCTACTTCAGGTGGAAAGATCCTCTTGAAGCTATCATGGTGTTTTGGCAGCAAGATAGTGGGATATATTGTATACATCGTCATTCTTGCAtttaaaaaactcaaaaaactGATATCATGAGTTAGTTCTGCTATTGATTTTTCTAAGAATTTTATAAGGAAATTAAATTTCTGGTTCTGTTTCTTTGGCGTGTTAGGTTATTAAATGATGTTTCTTGTTTGAAATAAGAGGTAACATTGTGTTTCGCTTATATGTTCTGAATTATAGGTACCCAGCTAATATCACTCTCTTGCGTGGGAATCATGAAAGCAGACAGTTAACTCAGGTGTGCCTTTGAATTATACCACAATGGAACATGCTTGTAAAGACCTTATATAATAAATGCTTGTTCTATTGTGTGCAATTAAAAGTATGTCAGactgtcttttctttttctttctttgaagCTGTCTCTTGTCATGCTTAAAGCTTGGTTATAGTTTCAGGAttacttttttcatttttctcttgagGACAAAAGGAATTGAATGCCTTTCGAAGGGCAAATTACTGAAAATCTGAGGTTAAATTTTGAGAGTAGTAGTCTGAATGTGACGATAATAGTTATTGGAAGTTCTATTTGCAATACTGtattagtttgatttttagggtTGTTGAGTAGTGCTCTGAAGCTggaatttttgagaaaagcaTCGCAAATGCTGTGGACTGACAGTTGTGGTGTTCATTATCATGACTAGGTTTATGGTTTCTATGATGAGTGCCAGAGGAAGTACGGAAATGCTAATGCATGGCGGTATTGTACAGATGTTTTTGACTATCTTACGCTTTCAGCTATTATAGATGGGACTGTAAGCATTTTCACTCTACACCATCTATATCTAAGCACCTTATTTGCATCTCTTTAATTGATCTATTAGTTTCTATTTTGCAGGTACTTTGTGTACATGGTGGCCTTTCTCCTGACATACGAACAATTGATCAGGTATATTTCTTTTTGGCTTAGGTTTTGGTTGACTGGAGATGTGTATTTACAGCAATCCTAGAAGTTCacccaatttttaacttatcATATATTTCACTTGTTCTTACTTCTACTTGTCATGTCCTGTATTTTTAGAGTATTTACAAGTAGTCCAGATATTTGTTGTGAT containing:
- the LOC18608428 gene encoding phytochrome-associated serine/threonine-protein phosphatase; the protein is MDLDQWIVKVKEGQHLLEDELQLLCEYVKEILIEESNVQPVNSPVTVCGDIHGQFHDLMKLFQTGGHVPETNYIFMGDFVDRGYNSLEVFTILLLLKARYPANITLLRGNHESRQLTQVYGFYDECQRKYGNANAWRYCTDVFDYLTLSAIIDGTVLCVHGGLSPDIRTIDQIRVIERNCEIPHEGPFCDLMWSDPEDIETWAVSPRGAGWLFGSRVTSEFNHINNLDLVCRAHQLVQEGLKYMFQDKGLVTVWSAPNYCYRCGNVASILSFNENMEREVKFFTETEENNQMRGPRTGVPYFL